A segment of the Acidobacteriota bacterium genome:
CTTGATGCGGTCGGAGTACTTCTTCGTGTCCGCGAAGTTCAGCGCATCCCTCGGGCCGATATCCTGGTCGAACTCGACCGACTCTCCATCGTCCAACAACATCGCCAATCGTTCCCGGGCACTGATCCTGAAGTGATAGTTGCACTTGGGGCAGACGTTGGCGTTGAGAACGACTTCCTTCTTGTAGACCATCTCCTTGCAGGCGGAGCACTTGACCCACAAACCCTCGGGCATCCGCAGTCGACGTTCGACCTGCGGCTGCTTCGGTGTCTTTTCTTTTTTGAACCACGCCATGTGCGCCCAACTGCCTCCCTGATACCCGACCTCAACCCTAACCGGCACCCATAAGTGCGTCAAGTTAGGGTGGCGGCGGAAGCGGGTGGGTCGCGAGGGCGACGTACTTCCCACTCTTGCCGAGGGTGCGGAATCGGCGACGGGTGGCGGGGTCGAGGGATTCGAAGTCCCGCCGATCGAATATCCATAGGCCCACAGGTTTCTCGGCATCGTTGACGATGTCTGACACGCCCACCAGTTCCAGCTCCACAGGGATCCGCCCACTATAGAGAGTCAGACTGGGGAGCTTCATGGCGACCCGTCGGAGGTTCGTTGTCTCGCGAATCGCTGGATAGTGCTCCACGAGATCTCGTGCCGAATGGCGTGCACCCAACTCCGGGTGTAGAAACCCGCCGATCGCCAACAGGATCGCCGCCGCGGCCGCCGCATTGGCGGTATAGATCGGCCAGACCTGTCGTCTCCAGTAACCCACCCCACCGACGATCACCATCGCGGCGAAGGCGCCGGCAACGATCCAGAGGACCTGGCGGATCGCGCCCGGGTCTTGCCGAACGCCACCCAGAACCGCCGCGGTGGCGAGGACGCCACCTTGAATGATGAGAGCTAGTTCCGGGAGACCGGGCTGGTTTCGTGCGCACTGCCGCCCGACTTGCCATGCGGCGATCATCGCGACCAGGGGTGCCAGCGGAAGAAAGTAGCTGGGCAACTTGCCCTCGCTGAAGGACAGAAGAACGGTTCCCATCAGCAGGCCTGCCAACGCGTAGCGTGTCGTGGAGGTCGCCGGGTCACGGGGGTAGCGAATGAGCCGTCCCACGGCGTGGAGCAAGGGAACCACCCAGGGGAGAAACCCCACGGCGACGACCAGGCCGTAAAACCAGAACGGTCGTGCGTGGCTCTCCTGCTCGACATATCGCTGGATCACTTCCGTGTCGAGCAGGGCGGCGACTTCTGACCAACCGAGGCGATTGCCGAATGCCACGCCCCATGGAAGGACGATCACCCCCCAACTTCCCATCCCCTTGAGGAACCCGGTGATGTTTGGGAGGAGAGGGCGACCGGTCGCCGTTCGACCCGCCAGGACGATCAGGAGGGGCAACCCGATTCCGATGGGACCCTTGGCCAGGAACGCCAGCCCCAGAAGCCCCCCGATCAGGACGCTTCGATGACGATGATCTCGCGGTAGAAGAAGATCCACGGCGACGGCCGCGAGGATATGCACCGACAGGAGGCTGTCGATCGTTCCAATCCGTCCCATGACGAACACCAGCGGCGAGGTGATGAAGATCGCCGGCGCCCAGACGGCTCCGAGACTCCCCCAACGCTTCCAGCCGATCGCCGCCACGATCCATAGAGATAGCCATGTGGAAGCGATGGCTGGGACGCGGGCCAGCCACTCGCTGAAGCCAAGATGACGGAAGAGGAACGCCTGGATCCAGTGCAAGAGAGGCGGCTTGACGACTCGCGGACGTCCCTCGAACCGGGGTACGACCAGGTCACCGCTCTCGCTCATTTCCAACGAGGTCTGGGCGAATCGCGCCTCGTCGGGGTCCATC
Coding sequences within it:
- a CDS encoding glycosyltransferase family 39 protein; translated protein: MIQQAATNPAPSWLTGALLSIGVIAVVLLTVGAIDTPLMDPDEARFAQTSLEMSESGDLVVPRFEGRPRVVKPPLLHWIQAFLFRHLGFSEWLARVPAIASTWLSLWIVAAIGWKRWGSLGAVWAPAIFITSPLVFVMGRIGTIDSLLSVHILAAVAVDLLLPRDHRHRSVLIGGLLGLAFLAKGPIGIGLPLLIVLAGRTATGRPLLPNITGFLKGMGSWGVIVLPWGVAFGNRLGWSEVAALLDTEVIQRYVEQESHARPFWFYGLVVAVGFLPWVVPLLHAVGRLIRYPRDPATSTTRYALAGLLMGTVLLSFSEGKLPSYFLPLAPLVAMIAAWQVGRQCARNQPGLPELALIIQGGVLATAAVLGGVRQDPGAIRQVLWIVAGAFAAMVIVGGVGYWRRQVWPIYTANAAAAAAILLAIGGFLHPELGARHSARDLVEHYPAIRETTNLRRVAMKLPSLTLYSGRIPVELELVGVSDIVNDAEKPVGLWIFDRRDFESLDPATRRRFRTLGKSGKYVALATHPLPPPP